The Halovivax ruber XH-70 genome includes the window GAGGTCGCGCTGGAGGCGGGAGGTAGTGACGTACTCGCCGAGGAACTGCAGGTCCGAGTTGGCCTTCGAGAGGTTGCCCTCCGAGTTTTCGAAGTCGATCGGGTTCACCTTGTGGGGCATCGTCGAGGAGCCCGTCTCGCCGGCGGCGGCCTCCTGGCCGAGGTAGCGATCGGAGACGTAGAGCCAGTCGTCGAGATCGAGGTCGAGGACGATCTGGTTCGCACCACGGAACGCGTCGAAGAGGGCTGCGAGGTCGTCGCAGGGGTTGACCTGGGTGGTCAGGGGTTCGAAGTCGAGGCCGAGATCCGTGACGAACGCCCGGGCAAAGACGGGCCAGTCGACGTCCGGGTAGGCAGCGTGGTGGGCGGCATAGGTGCCAGACGCCCCGCCGAGTTTCCCGCGCAGGCGATCGGTCGCGTCCGAAATGCGGTCGATCGCGGTGTCGAGCCGGCTCGCGTAGACGGCCATCTCCTTGCCGAACGTGGTCGGCGTGGCGGGCTGACCGTGGGTGCGCGCGAGCATCGGGCGATCGCGGTACTCGCGGGCCTGGTCGGCGAGGGCTTTGCGAACGTCTTCGAGGGCGGGCAGCAGGACCTCGCGCACGGCGTCGCGCACGTTCAGTCGGTGAGCGAGGTTGTTGACGTCCTCGCTGGTCAGGCCGAAGTGGATCCACGGAACGGCGTCGTGTTCGTCGGGGAGCTGGAGCCGGAGGAAGTACTCGACGGCCTTGACGTCGTGGTTGGTCGCCTCGAACGGGCCGTGCCCGGTCGTCTCGATCGCCTTGACGACGGCAGCGTCCTCGGCGTCGAACTCCTCGTAGGCCGCTCGGAGGGTAGCTCGGGTCTCTTCGTCTATGGAAAGCGGCGTCGCCTCGAGGTCGGCGAGCGCGAGGAGGTACTCGACCTCCACGCGAACGCGCGCCTGCATCAGGCCCGCCTCGCTCGCGTAGGGTCGGAGGGGCTCGGTTCGCCCGGCATACCGCCCGTCGAGCGGCGAGACGGCGTACAGCGAATCCACAGTTGTCATACCCGCGACTCGCCCGCGAACCCGAAAAAGCGTATCGTTTGGGCGACCAGTCGGGCCGACTGGCAGCAGCGACCGATCGACGCGCAGTCGGTGATGGGCAGT containing:
- the purB gene encoding adenylosuccinate lyase; amino-acid sequence: MTTVDSLYAVSPLDGRYAGRTEPLRPYASEAGLMQARVRVEVEYLLALADLEATPLSIDEETRATLRAAYEEFDAEDAAVVKAIETTGHGPFEATNHDVKAVEYFLRLQLPDEHDAVPWIHFGLTSEDVNNLAHRLNVRDAVREVLLPALEDVRKALADQAREYRDRPMLARTHGQPATPTTFGKEMAVYASRLDTAIDRISDATDRLRGKLGGASGTYAAHHAAYPDVDWPVFARAFVTDLGLDFEPLTTQVNPCDDLAALFDAFRGANQIVLDLDLDDWLYVSDRYLGQEAAAGETGSSTMPHKVNPIDFENSEGNLSKANSDLQFLGEYVTTSRLQRDLSDSTVKRNIGAAFAHCLIGYTKVEDGLAKVTPTEQVMDDELAATPEVIGEAVQTILRREGRDDAYEQVKALTRGKRVTIDDFRDLFADLDVDEGVREELLALTPAGYTGVAAELVDELDE